The Caldisericum sp. sequence TGAGACAATAATAAAGGCATTAACGGGGGAGATGTCTCACTTCGTTCGACATGACAATAAATGGAGGAGGGATGAGTCCCCTCCTCCAACTCAACCCAAAAAATTTTAAGTCTCTTTGTGGGAAAGTTCGAAAAAAGGGGGTCTTTTAACCCCTTCGATTGAGTAGGAGATGCCTCGCTACTTCAGTTACCCTATCTCAACTATGACAGTTGCAATGGCAACAATGCCTTCTTTTGCACCAATAAAGCCCATGCCCTCGTTTGTCTTGCCTTTAATGGAAACCCTGTGTTCCTCTATACCTAAAATCGAAGCAATACAATGAGCCATAGACTGAGTGTAAGGTGCAATTTTTGGTTCTTCCAGGATAACAACCGAATCGATATTTATTATCTTTGCATTATGCGTATCCAGAATAATTTTTACTTCTTTTAAAAGTTCTGTACTTCTTATGCCATAAAATCTTGGGTCTTTATCGGGGAACATCCTGCCAATGTCACCTTTAGAAAGTGCACCTAAAATTGCATCAATAATTGCATGGATTAGTGCATCACCATCTGAGTGCCCTAACAACCCCATATCATAGGGGATCTCAACCCCACCAAGATAAAGAGGCCTTCCTTTTACAAATCTA is a genomic window containing:
- a CDS encoding 2-C-methyl-D-erythritol 2,4-cyclodiphosphate synthase; the encoded protein is MEIRIGIGYDSHRFVKGRPLYLGGVEIPYDMGLLGHSDGDALIHAIIDAILGALSKGDIGRMFPDKDPRFYGIRSTELLKEVKIILDTHNAKIINIDSVVILEEPKIAPYTQSMAHCIASILGIEEHRVSIKGKTNEGMGFIGAKEGIVAIATVIVEIG